The sequence below is a genomic window from Campylobacter sp. MIT 12-8780.
ACTAGATAATGGCAAGGCAGCAAGTTTGGCTAAGGGCAAAGATGTGCTTATCATAGGAAGTGGCGATACAAGTGTGGATTGTGTTGCTGTGGCGACTAGACAAGGAGCAAAGAGTATCACGCGTTTTGAGCGAAGTCCTAAACGCCCACTTACTAGGACAAAGGACAATCCTTGGCCCTTAAAAGCTGATATTTTCACGACTGATTATGGACTTGAGGAAGCTATTGCAGTATATAAAAAAGATCCAAGAGAGTATCAAAAAGCAACGCAAGAATTTATCGGCAAAAATGGCAAAGTTACAGCCGTGCTTGCAAGCGATCTTAAAAGGGTGCAAAAAGAAGGCAAATTCATCAACCAAATAGTGCCAAACTCACAAAAAAGTTATAAAGCTGATCTTGTGCTTTTGGCTATGGGTTTTAGTGGTTGTGAAAATGAGCTAGCAAAGAATTTCAAACTTGAACTTGATGAAAAAAACAATATCTTAAGCACAAATTATCAAAGCACAAGAAAAAAGGTTTTTGTCTGTGGAGACGCTCGAATGGGACAAAGTTTAGTAGTCAATGCCATAGAAGATGGCAAATGCTGCGCGAAGGCTATAAGCGAGTTTTTAAGCAAGGCTTAGGTTTGTTAATTTGTGCGATATAAAGGGGCTTAAGCAAGTGAAGTTTTTTTTGCAAAATCTATGATAAAACCACTTCAAACAAGCCAATTTTGTTTATAAAAGCTAAGTTATTTTAAGACATTTGTAAAAAAACAATGTCTTAAAAAACTAGCTCTTCAATTCTTATCAAAAATCAACGCAAAATAAAAAGCTTGTATTTATAATTCATCAAAGCCATTTTAAGCTTTAATCTTAGCTTCAAGCCTATCCTTGACGCTTAAAATGGCTGTTTTTATGCTGTGTTGCGTTTGTTTAAGCTTGGCTTTTTCAACTTCGCTAAATTCGCACTCTAGCACCTCTTCAACGCCATTTTTACCAATTATACAAGGTAAAGACAAAGCATAATCCTTAAACACACTAGAAACTGGAACTAAAAGTTTTTTATCTTTAAGCACAGCTTCAGCAAGCATAGCGCAAGAGCCTCCTATGCCGTATTCTGTGCGTCCTTTTTTGTTGTAGATGAAATAGCCCTCATTTGCCACTTCTTTTTCAAGCTCCTCTGTGTTGAGTTTTTTGCCTAATTTTTGCTCATAATACTCATTTAAGCTTTTTGAACCCACATAAGCATGGCTTAGGTAGGCAAATTGAGAGTCTCCATGCTCGCCTATCATAAAAGCTTTGATATTGCAAGGATTAAGTCCTAGTTTATCGCCTAAAATTCGCCTTAATCTTGAGCTATCTAAATTTGTGCCAGAACCAAAAATTCGCCCTTTTTCAAGCTTGCTAAGCGAGGCAGTAAGATAAACGATACTATCATTTGGATTTGTAGCGATGACATACACGCCTTTAAAACCGGCTTTTTCAAGTGGTAAGATGATATTGATAAGCTCAAAAGCATTATTTTCAAGCTCCTCAAGTCTTGTAGCTAGGGTGTTTAAATGTGTTTTTCTAAAAGAAAGCACGATTACTTGACACTTTGCGAGCTCTTGGATATCTTTGGCTAAATATATCTTCGTATGCGAATGAGTAAAAACCAAGCTATCTTTAAGATCATGAACATGAGCAGCAGCCAAATCAGTTTTAATATCATAAAGCATTAACTCATCACACATTGCCGCACTTACAAGATTTGAAGCTGTTGCTGCTCCTACAAATCCTACACCGACAATTCCTACTTTTGTTTGCATTTTTTATCCTTTTTTATATGATTTTTTAAACAAAATTTTAAAAATCTGTTATAATTTTACCTTATTTTAAACATTTTGTGCTAGAAATACAAAAGAATTTCTATGAAAGAAAATATGCATGCAAAAGCCAGATATTCAAGAACTGAGTAATTTTTTGATTAAATACATCTCCACTATGGTGGGCGTTGGCACTTATAGTTCGCGCGTAAATCGCTGTGCAGAACGCATAGCTGCAACCTTTGGCTATGAGATTCATTTGCATTTTTCTTTTAACCATACATTGATTAATCTTATCGATCCTGATGATATTTCGATCTCACGCACTTATCTTGTCAATAACAAATACTCTCCCATTGATTTTCGTTTGATCTTGGATTTGAGCGCCTTAAGTTGGGCGATTTATGATCATATCCATAATCTTAAAGTTGCAAAAAGGTGTTTTGAAAAGCTTATTCAAAAAAATCAACGCCCAGCTTATACTTATATACTTTTTGCAAGTATAGCCCAAATGGCTTTTTCAAGACTTTTTGGAGGGGATTTTGAAACCTCGATTTTGGTGTTTTTAGGCACTCTTGTTGGCTCAAGTTTAAGGGCAGTTTTTACTCATTTTAAACTTGATATGAGAATTCAATACATCATCTGTGCATTCATCTCCTCATATATCGTTTCTATAGGCGTTGATCTAGGTTTTACGAAGACAGGCGAGGTTGCGCTTGGTTCGAGCATTTTGTATTTGATCCCGGGAATTTTCTTTATCAACTCGGTTATTGACATACTTAAAAGCTATGTTTTAGTGGGTTTAAGCCGCATTATTAGCGTAGCGATTTTAATCAGCTGTATAGCAGTAGGCATTTACACCACGCTTGCACTTTCAAATTTAGGTTTTTGGCAATGAATGGGTTTTATTCTATACTTACTGATATGTCTTTTGCAGCAATTGCTGGCTTTGGTTTTGCATACTCTTGCAATCCTCCTATTCGCACCTTATTTTTATCGGCTCTTTTGGCGGCTATTGGGCATGGTTTTCGCTTTACTTTGCTTGAGTTTTTTTCTTTTCAAAATCTTGCTCTTGCGACTTTTTTTGCGTCTTTTTTAGTGGGTTGTTTTGGTATGCTTTTTGCTAAAATTTCAAAAACCCCAGCCGAGATTATCGCCTTTCCGGCTTTACTTGTGATGATACCTGGAATTTATGCGTATAGGGCGATTTTGTATCTGTTTTATTTTATCAACTCAAGCGATGCGACTGAAAAAACGCGGTATTTGGTGGATTTTTTTGATTGTTTTTTAACGACGATTTCAGTAACTTTAGCTTTAGCTGTAGGTATTTCAATGACTTTATTAATCTTTTTTGAGCAAAGCTTTATGATGACAAGAGGTGCAAAGTATTTTGAAAAATACAAGCGATTTAAACGTCTTACTACCCACCCAAGCGAAATTTTCAAACGTCATGAAAAACTAAGCAAAAACTAAACTTAAATTTGCTAGAATTAGCCTTTTTATTTCACACGCACCAATCCTTTTTAGCTTGATGAGTTCAAGGGGTGCGGAGGAAAAAGCTAAATTTTAAGGAGAAAAACATGGTTAGTATGAGAGATTTGCTTGAATGCGGTGTGCATTTTGGGCATCAAACACGCAGGTGGAATCCAAAGATGAAAAAATTCATTTTTGGCGAGAGAAAAGGCATTTATGTTATTGATTTGCAAAAAACCTTGCGTTATTTTCGCTACACTTACAACATCGTAAGAGACGCAGCTGCTGAGGGTAAAACTATACTTTTTGTAGGCACAAAAAAACAAGCTTCAGCTGCCATTAAAGAATATGCTGAAAAATGCGGTATGCCTTATGTTAATCATCGCTGGCTTGGCGGTATGATGACAAATTTTGGCACCATTCGTCAAAGCATACGCAAGCTTGAAATTATAGAAAAAATGGAAGAAGATGGCTCTATCAAGCTTTTAACCAAAAAAGAAGCCTTAATGCTTACTCGCAAAAAGGAAAAACTTTTAGCTTATCTTGGCGGTATAAGACATCTTAAAACTCAACCTGATATGATTTTTGTGATTGATACGGTTAAAGAAAAAATCGCTGTAAAAGAAGCTAATCGCTTAAGAATTCCTGTAGTTGCACCACTTGATACAAATTGTGATCCTGATCTTGTAACCTATCCTATCCCAGGAAATGATGATGCGATCCGCTCAGTGCAGCTTTTCTGCCAAGAAATGTCAGAAGCTATCATCGAGGGCAAGGCTTTAAGAGAGCAAGATGAGGATATAAGCGAAGAAAAACAAGAAGTCAGCGATGAAGAAAAAGAAGCTATCGTTGAAGAAGCAATGAGTGAAGAATTTAGCGAAGAAGACTTTGAAGAAGAGGAAAAATAATCATGGCTGAAATCACTGCACAAATGGTAAAAGAGCTTCGTGAAAGCACCGGAGCTGGAATGATGGATTGTAAAAATGCTCTTAAGGAAACTGAGGGCGATTTTGAAAAAGCGGTGCAATACTTACGCGAAAAAGGACTAGGAAAAGCAGCTAAAAAAGCTGATCGCTTAGCTGCTGAAGGGCTAGTAAGCGTTAAAGTGAGCGAGGATTTTAAGCAAGCGACTTTAAGTGAGATTAATTCAGAAACTGATTTTGTAGCTAAAAACGAGCAATTTATCGCCTTAACTAAAGATACCACAGCTCACATTCAAGCTCAAGCTATCAGCACTACTGAAGAGCTTAATAAAAGCGTGATTAATGGCACTCCTTTTGAAGAATACCTTAAATCTCAAATCGCAACCATAGGTGAAAACCTTGTTGTGCGTAGATTAGCCACCTTAAAAGCTGGTAATAACGGCATAGTCAATGGCTATATCCACACTAATGGACGCGTTGGCGTTATCATCGCTGCAAGTGCTGAGAGTGAAGAGGGTGCGAAAAAAATCACTGATTTTTTAAAGCAACTTTGTATGCATATAGCTGCTATGAAGCCTGTATATCTTAGCTATAAAGACTTAGATATCAATTTTGTAGAGCAAGAATACAAAGCCTTAGTTGCCGAGCTTGAAAAGGATAATGAAGAGCGAAGAAGACTCAAAGATCCAAACAAGCCAGAGCATAAAATTCCAAAATACGCCAGCAGAAAGCAACTTAGCGAGGCTATCTTAAAGCAAGCTGAAGAGGATATCAAAGCTGAGCTTAAAGCTCAAAACAAACCAGAAAAAATTTGGGCAAATATTATCCCAGGTAAGCTTAATAGCTTCATCAGTGATAATTCTCAGCTTGACAGCAAACTCACTTTAATGGGGCAATTTTTTGTAATGGATGATAAAAAAACCATAGAACAAGTCATAGAAGAAAAGATCAAAGAACTTGGCGTAAAATTTGAAATCATCGAGTTTATCCGCTTTGAAGTGGGCGAAGGACTTGAGAAAAAGTCTGAGGACTTTGCTGCTGAAGTAGCTGCACAAATGAGCTAAAATGGAACTTTTAAGAGCGGAAAATTTAAGCCACAGCTTTGATTATCCGCTTTTTAAGGATTTATGCTTTAGTCTTAATGAGGGACAAAGCATAGCCATACAAGGAAGTTCAGGTTGTGGAAAATCCACACTTTTACACATACTTTCTACACTTTTAAAACCAAATTCAGGAAAAGTTCTTTTTCAAAATCATGATCTGTATGCCTTAAGTGAAAGTGAAAGACTAAGGATAAGAAGGTATTTTTTTGGCATTATCTTTCAAGCTCATTATCTTTTTAAGGGTTTTTCTGCTTTTGAAAATATAGAACTTGCTAGCGTCTTATCAGGACAAGGTTTAGATAAAAGCTTACTTGAAAAGCTTGGCATAGCTCATCTTTTACATCAAAAAATCGCTAAACTCAGCGGAGGACAGCAACAAAGAGTAAGCATAGCAAGGGTGCTTTGCAAAAAACCTAAGATCATCTTTGCAGACGAGGCAACAGGAAATTTAGACAAAGAAAATGCCACTAAGGTCATAGAAATTTTAAACAGCTATGTAAAAGAAAATGCAGGTGTTTTGATCTTTGTAACGCATGATAATTCGCTTGCTTTGCTTTGCGATGAGCAGTATAAGCTAAGTCAAAATGGAATTTGTTAATTATCTTGGCGATAAAAATGTCGCGGCTTTTTTCTTGCTTTTTGCAAGAGTAAGTGGGATTTTTGTTTTTTTTCCTTTTTTTTCACACAATAATATCCCAAATATTATCAAAGCAACTCTAGCCTTGTTTTTAACTATGTTTTTATTTCCTTTAGCAAAGCTTGAAATGCCAAGTTATAATTCTTTTTTTATCTTGCAAATTTTAAGTGAAGCTTTACTTGGAATGATAGCTGGACTTTTACTGAGTATAGTTTTTGCTTTCGTGCAGTTTGCAGGCGAGCAAATGGCTTTTACCATGGGCTTTACTATGGCAAGTGTGCTTGATCCAAGTTCTGGAGCGAGTGTGCCTATTACTTCTCAAATTTTAAATTTGCTTGCCTTGCTTGTATTTTTAGCCTTTGATGGGCATCATTTGATCTTGCTTTTTTTGAGTAATTCTTTAACTTATATTGATTTGGGTGGTTTTTATCCGGGCGAAAATTTGCTTCGTTATGTTAATACAAGTATGCTTAATATCTTTATGATAGGCTTTGCGATGGCTTTTCCGATCTTGGCGATTAATCTTTTAGCGGATTTAATCTTTGGGCTTTTGATGAAAACTATGCCTCAATTTAACCTTTTGGTTGTGGGTTATCCTATAAAAATTGCGCTTGGTTTTGTAGTTTTGGTTTCGATTTTAGCGATAATGATGCAGTATTTTAAAGAACTTATTTTAAAAGTTTTTTCAAATATGCAAACTTTATTCTTTATCTAAGCATTTAATAATAAAAAATATCTTAAAATATAGTTTTTCATCTTAAGGAATGGTGCATGAAAATCGTATTGCTCAATAAAAACCCTATCGTTTCAAAACTTGTGCGTTTGAGTGCTGAAAAAATAGCTTATGAATTTGAAGAGTTTGAAAATGTTGAGGACTTTCAAGGAAGAAGTGATATTATCATCATTGATAATGAAGTTGAAGCTGATATAAAAGAGCTTACTCAAAAATGCGAAAAGCTCATTTATTTGAGTCCAAAAAGTGCTGAAAATGTTGAAGGTGTAGAAAATTTACACAAGCCATTTTTGCCAACTGATTTGATAAAACTCATAGAAAATAAAACCATAGAAGAAGCTCAAGTTGTTGAAGAACCAAGCGTCAAAGAAGAAGATAAAGAGCCTGTAAATAAAGAAGAAAATCCTTATGATGATATGGAGCTTGATCTTGATGCTTTGAATTTTGAAGATATTGATGATACAAATACAGATAAAAAAGAGCAAGAAAATCAAGATGAAACAGCTTTGAAAGATGAAGCTAAAGAAGAATTAAATTCTCAAGATGAGCCTAAAATCCAAGATGAACCTTCATCAAATCAAACTCAAGATGAAGAAGAAAACAAAACACAAAAAGAAGATGAAGTACAAGAGCCTCAAGTAGAAGATCTAAGCGAGCAAGAGAAAAAAATTACAAAGCTTGAAGGACAAGATGAGCATTTTGATGAGAAGGATTTAGATAGAGTTTTCAAGATGAGCGATGAAGAAAAATCAGTTAGCAAGCCTGAAGAATTCGATGATGAAGAGCTGAAAGACTTTGATTTAAATCTTGATCAAACACAGCCTCAAGCTTTACCTGAAGAACTCAGCCAAGAAGAATCAGCACAAACTCAAGATGAAAATGCAGCCCAAACTCCTTCTTGGGCTGATGAACCTATAAATTTAGATGAATTAAGCCAAGATTTAGCTCAAGATGAGACAAAAGTTCATGAAGAGCTTGATTTACATAAGCCTAAAGAAATTTCACAAGAACCAGCTTTAGAACAAAGTGAAGCTTTGCAAGAAGATATGCAAGAAAACCAAGATAAAGCAGCTCAATCTCAAGAGACTGAAGTTCAAGATGAGACGGATAAGCTTGTTTCTAACGAAGATGATAAGATAGGTGATTTGACTGATTTGCCTAAGCAAGAGCTTGCAGGAGAAAAGATAAGCGAAGCTTCAAGCCAAACAGAAACTCAAGTTGAAACAAACACCGAGCAAACCCAGCAAATTCAAGATGAAACAAAAACTCAACACTTAATGCAAGCAGAATTAAAAGATGAAACTCAAGATGAGCTTAAAACTCAAGATGAAAAAGAGTCCAAAACTTCACAAGAAACTCAAGATGAGCCAGTTCATGAGCCTTTCAGTGTTGAGGAAAAGCAAGAAAAGCAAATTGATTTTGATGATATACCAGAAGATGCGAAATTTTTAGGGCAGGTTGAGACAAAAGAAGAGCAAAACGAGCCTCAACCTCAACTTATCGATGAAGAAGATTTAAAAGCTGATGAAAACTTAAGCGCTCAAGATAAAATCAAAGCCGAACTTGCTGCACTAAATGATTTGGATAAACAGGATTTGCAAAACGAAGAGTCACCAAGCCCTAAACTAGAAAATGCTGAAATTCAAAAGGATATAGAACAGCTCAATGAAAGAGAAATTCAGCTTGCCTTAGGCGAAGAAGTGAGCGAGGAAGAGCCAACGCAAGAGCCTAT
It includes:
- a CDS encoding lactate/malate family dehydrogenase, which gives rise to MQTKVGIVGVGFVGAATASNLVSAAMCDELMLYDIKTDLAAAHVHDLKDSLVFTHSHTKIYLAKDIQELAKCQVIVLSFRKTHLNTLATRLEELENNAFELINIILPLEKAGFKGVYVIATNPNDSIVYLTASLSKLEKGRIFGSGTNLDSSRLRRILGDKLGLNPCNIKAFMIGEHGDSQFAYLSHAYVGSKSLNEYYEQKLGKKLNTEELEKEVANEGYFIYNKKGRTEYGIGGSCAMLAEAVLKDKKLLVPVSSVFKDYALSLPCIIGKNGVEEVLECEFSEVEKAKLKQTQHSIKTAILSVKDRLEAKIKA
- a CDS encoding threonine/serine ThrE exporter family protein; amino-acid sequence: MQKPDIQELSNFLIKYISTMVGVGTYSSRVNRCAERIAATFGYEIHLHFSFNHTLINLIDPDDISISRTYLVNNKYSPIDFRLILDLSALSWAIYDHIHNLKVAKRCFEKLIQKNQRPAYTYILFASIAQMAFSRLFGGDFETSILVFLGTLVGSSLRAVFTHFKLDMRIQYIICAFISSYIVSIGVDLGFTKTGEVALGSSILYLIPGIFFINSVIDILKSYVLVGLSRIISVAILISCIAVGIYTTLALSNLGFWQ
- a CDS encoding threonine/serine exporter family protein, which produces MNGFYSILTDMSFAAIAGFGFAYSCNPPIRTLFLSALLAAIGHGFRFTLLEFFSFQNLALATFFASFLVGCFGMLFAKISKTPAEIIAFPALLVMIPGIYAYRAILYLFYFINSSDATEKTRYLVDFFDCFLTTISVTLALAVGISMTLLIFFEQSFMMTRGAKYFEKYKRFKRLTTHPSEIFKRHEKLSKN
- the rpsB gene encoding 30S ribosomal protein S2 → MVSMRDLLECGVHFGHQTRRWNPKMKKFIFGERKGIYVIDLQKTLRYFRYTYNIVRDAAAEGKTILFVGTKKQASAAIKEYAEKCGMPYVNHRWLGGMMTNFGTIRQSIRKLEIIEKMEEDGSIKLLTKKEALMLTRKKEKLLAYLGGIRHLKTQPDMIFVIDTVKEKIAVKEANRLRIPVVAPLDTNCDPDLVTYPIPGNDDAIRSVQLFCQEMSEAIIEGKALREQDEDISEEKQEVSDEEKEAIVEEAMSEEFSEEDFEEEEK
- the tsf gene encoding translation elongation factor Ts — its product is MAEITAQMVKELRESTGAGMMDCKNALKETEGDFEKAVQYLREKGLGKAAKKADRLAAEGLVSVKVSEDFKQATLSEINSETDFVAKNEQFIALTKDTTAHIQAQAISTTEELNKSVINGTPFEEYLKSQIATIGENLVVRRLATLKAGNNGIVNGYIHTNGRVGVIIAASAESEEGAKKITDFLKQLCMHIAAMKPVYLSYKDLDINFVEQEYKALVAELEKDNEERRRLKDPNKPEHKIPKYASRKQLSEAILKQAEEDIKAELKAQNKPEKIWANIIPGKLNSFISDNSQLDSKLTLMGQFFVMDDKKTIEQVIEEKIKELGVKFEIIEFIRFEVGEGLEKKSEDFAAEVAAQMS
- a CDS encoding ABC transporter ATP-binding protein; amino-acid sequence: MELLRAENLSHSFDYPLFKDLCFSLNEGQSIAIQGSSGCGKSTLLHILSTLLKPNSGKVLFQNHDLYALSESERLRIRRYFFGIIFQAHYLFKGFSAFENIELASVLSGQGLDKSLLEKLGIAHLLHQKIAKLSGGQQQRVSIARVLCKKPKIIFADEATGNLDKENATKVIEILNSYVKENAGVLIFVTHDNSLALLCDEQYKLSQNGIC
- the fliR gene encoding flagellar biosynthetic protein FliR; translation: MEFVNYLGDKNVAAFFLLFARVSGIFVFFPFFSHNNIPNIIKATLALFLTMFLFPLAKLEMPSYNSFFILQILSEALLGMIAGLLLSIVFAFVQFAGEQMAFTMGFTMASVLDPSSGASVPITSQILNLLALLVFLAFDGHHLILLFLSNSLTYIDLGGFYPGENLLRYVNTSMLNIFMIGFAMAFPILAINLLADLIFGLLMKTMPQFNLLVVGYPIKIALGFVVLVSILAIMMQYFKELILKVFSNMQTLFFI